A window from Chryseobacterium vaccae encodes these proteins:
- a CDS encoding response regulator transcription factor: MKKIIIADDEHKILMSLEYSFKKNGYDVYIARDGTEVLDFLKTMIPDVILLDIMMPNLDGYSTLEIIKQDERLKNTKVLFLSAKNNPKDIEKGIEMGADAYVTKPYSIKKLIQQIEEMFE; encoded by the coding sequence ATGAAAAAGATAATCATTGCAGATGATGAGCACAAAATATTAATGTCGCTGGAATACAGTTTTAAAAAGAACGGATATGACGTTTATATTGCCAGAGACGGAACCGAAGTTCTGGATTTTTTAAAAACCATGATCCCGGATGTTATCCTCCTCGATATCATGATGCCGAATCTGGATGGATACAGTACCCTGGAAATCATCAAACAGGACGAAAGACTTAAAAACACCAAAGTCCTTTTCCTCAGCGCCAAAAATAATCCGAAAGATATTGAGAAAGGCATTGAAATGGGAGCCGATGCTTATGTCACCAAGCCTTATTCTATCAAGAAGCTTATACAGCAGATCGAAGAAATGTTTGAATAA
- a CDS encoding ATP-binding protein, whose product MSSFALFFVVLFYLALLFLVAHLAEKKKSKLWINNPYIYALSLAVYCTAWTYYGSIGVAATSGLNYLPIYIGPIMVIPAWIYINTRIVRIARINKISSLADFISLRYGNSRSFSAIITIVCLLAIVPYIGLQIKAISETFHLVTETSMSNNILTDNATFVVVLIALFSSYYGTKYVDASEKRLGIISAIALESFLKLFFIIILGIFVIYFVFDGFSDIYQKASQFEDFKEKNTLNGIEDAMNWMVLCMISATAICILPRQFHTAIVENRQEKHIKTAIWFFPLYLLIFTVFIFPIAWGGRLIFDGQKVNPEFYSILIPQHFDNTLITVFVFLGGLSSCISMIIISAITLSIMLSNNLIIPYGLLGKFKSENEIQNTRNITNIRKFSIFALIIMAFVFYKYFILRTSLDSVGLISFVVIAQLAPAFFGAIFWRRGSYKGAVIGLLAGLAVCYFGLIIPQYYFSYNQEFKGVLREMYDAFGFFSIPYLSRISQIFFWSLLVNTALFTIISVSVKGNYRERNFAELYVDIDKYIQNHENAFIWRGTAYVSDIKNILERFLGKNKTEQALRIFNLKYNIDSQAETADSRFIKFSENLLAGRIGTASAKILIEGVTKEDKISLKEVLNILEESKENITLNKKLTEQSTELQKLSDDLRNANESLIIKDRQKDDFLDSVAHELRTPITAIRSAGEILADDDDIPLEIKKEFLNNIITESDRLSEIINDILYLDKLEHGEIALNIKENNILETYKKAVNPLLHLIQQKNIHLSEVNLLNQHIFEYDEARMIQLFQNILGNALKFTDDQGTIQTKLSDKDNELIIKFFNTGRHIPEEDLEMIFDKFYQSKNQNIIKPTGSGLGLAISKKIVQAHKGTIKAENSGLGVTFTINIPERIPQDS is encoded by the coding sequence ATGAGTAGTTTCGCATTATTTTTTGTGGTTTTGTTTTACCTCGCTCTTTTGTTCTTAGTTGCCCACCTGGCAGAGAAGAAGAAGAGCAAGCTTTGGATCAACAATCCTTACATTTATGCGCTGTCTCTTGCGGTGTACTGCACGGCATGGACGTACTACGGAAGCATTGGTGTTGCGGCTACCAGCGGACTTAATTATCTTCCGATTTATATTGGTCCTATTATGGTCATTCCGGCATGGATCTACATCAATACCCGGATCGTACGCATCGCAAGAATCAACAAAATAAGCAGCCTTGCAGATTTTATTTCTTTGAGATATGGCAACAGCAGAAGCTTCAGTGCTATTATTACAATAGTCTGCCTGCTCGCTATTGTTCCTTACATAGGGCTTCAGATCAAAGCCATTTCAGAAACCTTTCACCTGGTTACCGAAACATCGATGTCCAATAACATTCTTACAGACAACGCAACATTTGTAGTCGTTCTCATCGCCTTATTTTCTTCTTATTACGGAACAAAATATGTGGATGCATCGGAAAAACGGCTAGGAATTATTTCAGCGATTGCCCTGGAGAGTTTTTTAAAACTTTTCTTCATTATTATCTTAGGTATTTTTGTTATCTATTTTGTATTTGACGGATTTTCTGACATTTACCAAAAGGCTAGCCAATTTGAAGATTTCAAAGAAAAAAACACCCTCAACGGTATTGAAGACGCTATGAACTGGATGGTATTGTGTATGATCTCTGCAACAGCCATCTGTATTTTACCGAGACAATTTCACACTGCCATTGTAGAGAACAGACAGGAAAAACATATTAAAACCGCTATCTGGTTTTTTCCTCTTTACCTTTTAATCTTCACTGTATTTATATTCCCGATCGCTTGGGGCGGAAGGCTTATTTTTGACGGCCAGAAAGTAAATCCGGAGTTCTACTCTATTCTGATTCCCCAGCATTTTGACAATACCCTGATTACGGTTTTTGTATTCCTGGGAGGGCTGAGTTCGTGTATCTCCATGATCATTATTTCTGCGATCACCCTTTCGATTATGCTTTCCAACAACCTCATCATTCCTTACGGGCTGCTTGGAAAATTCAAGTCTGAAAATGAGATTCAGAATACCCGAAATATTACCAATATCAGGAAGTTCAGTATTTTCGCACTAATCATTATGGCTTTTGTTTTCTATAAATATTTCATCCTGAGAACATCACTGGATTCTGTAGGTCTGATTTCTTTTGTAGTGATCGCCCAGCTTGCTCCTGCATTTTTTGGAGCTATTTTCTGGAGAAGAGGAAGCTACAAAGGGGCTGTCATAGGATTGCTTGCCGGACTTGCCGTATGTTACTTCGGATTGATCATTCCGCAGTATTATTTTTCTTACAATCAGGAATTTAAAGGTGTTTTGAGAGAGATGTATGATGCCTTTGGATTTTTCAGCATTCCTTACCTGAGCAGAATTTCTCAGATTTTCTTCTGGTCTTTACTGGTCAATACCGCTCTGTTTACCATTATTTCCGTGAGTGTTAAAGGAAATTACCGTGAAAGAAATTTTGCAGAACTGTATGTAGACATCGACAAATATATTCAGAACCATGAAAATGCCTTTATCTGGCGCGGAACTGCTTATGTTTCTGATATCAAGAATATTCTCGAAAGATTTTTAGGCAAGAATAAAACTGAACAGGCATTAAGAATCTTCAATTTAAAATATAATATTGATTCTCAGGCTGAAACCGCAGATTCAAGGTTTATCAAATTTTCAGAAAACCTTTTAGCCGGAAGAATAGGAACCGCTTCTGCCAAGATCCTGATTGAAGGAGTAACCAAAGAAGATAAAATTTCGTTAAAAGAGGTTTTAAATATTTTAGAGGAATCCAAAGAAAATATCACCCTCAATAAAAAACTTACGGAACAGTCTACAGAATTGCAGAAACTATCTGATGACCTCAGAAATGCCAACGAAAGCCTGATCATCAAAGACCGTCAGAAAGATGATTTTCTGGATTCCGTAGCGCATGAACTGAGAACACCGATCACCGCTATCCGTTCTGCAGGGGAGATTTTAGCTGATGATGATGATATTCCGCTGGAGATCAAAAAAGAGTTTTTAAATAATATTATAACAGAATCAGACAGGCTGAGCGAGATCATCAACGACATTCTTTATCTGGATAAACTTGAACATGGTGAAATTGCATTAAACATCAAGGAAAACAACATTCTTGAAACCTATAAAAAAGCAGTTAATCCCCTGCTCCATCTTATTCAGCAGAAAAATATCCATTTAAGTGAGGTCAATCTCCTGAATCAGCATATATTTGAGTATGACGAAGCAAGAATGATCCAACTTTTCCAGAATATTTTAGGAAATGCTCTGAAATTCACAGATGATCAGGGAACGATACAGACAAAGTTATCAGACAAAGATAATGAACTGATCATCAAATTTTTTAATACCGGAAGACATATTCCCGAAGAAGATCTGGAAATGATTTTTGATAAATTTTACCAGTCTAAAAACCAAAATATTATTAAACCTACCGGAAGCGGACTTGGATTGGCTATTTCCAAAAAGATAGTACAGGCCCACAAAGGAACCATAAAAGCTGAAAACAGCGGACTGGGCGTTACTTTCACCATCAATATACCTGAAAGAATACCCCAGGACAGTTAA
- a CDS encoding DUF6814 family protein — protein MNGLKKILGILWIAIALVVGYFGTTVLGIPKITSGKQEDLVFGIIILFVLMPIISGGLAVFGYYALTGEYSDEKL, from the coding sequence ATGAACGGACTAAAAAAAATATTAGGCATACTCTGGATCGCGATTGCACTGGTGGTGGGATATTTCGGAACCACGGTTTTAGGAATTCCCAAGATCACTTCGGGCAAGCAGGAAGATCTGGTATTCGGTATCATCATTTTATTCGTCCTGATGCCGATTATTTCCGGCGGACTGGCTGTTTTCGGCTATTATGCCCTGACCGGAGAATATTCTGACGAGAAACTTTAA
- a CDS encoding MFS transporter, with protein MSENHHENYENMTERQKNRTIWSVITASSLGTLIEWYDFYIFGSLAIVLATKFFPADNPTAAFLSTLATFAAGFVVRPFGALFFGRLGDIIGRKYTFLVTLLIMGFSTFLIGCIPSYETIGFLAPVLVLILRLLQGLALGGEYGGAATYVAEYAQPHRRGYWTSWIQTTATAGLFISLIVILVTKTSLSAEEFDHWGWRVPFWISILMVGVSYIIRKNMKESPLFAKAKSEGKTSKNPLKESFGNKYNFKFVLLALFGAAMGQGVIWYTGQFYAMSFLQKVMNVESAQVDSLMATALFLGTPFFVFFGWLSDKIGRKAVMMTGMLVAILAYRPIYDSMFNSVKLESKTVAANGITEKRTAKIHDKITTDSLVTFHKETLYTDGTLIKKDSVVHWSPTGPVMKDGKAEEPKVSQSLTLADNTKWYLIFLVFIQVIFVTMVYGPIAAFLVEMFPIRIRYTSMSLPYHIGNGVFGGLLPAVATYLVTVGKDAGHPTWYLQGLWYPIGVAAVCLIIGLFYLKNKNNNIHD; from the coding sequence ATGAGCGAAAACCATCACGAAAACTACGAGAATATGACCGAAAGGCAAAAAAACCGCACCATCTGGAGCGTTATTACAGCCTCTTCTCTCGGCACTCTGATAGAATGGTATGATTTCTATATTTTTGGAAGCTTAGCCATTGTTCTGGCAACAAAATTCTTCCCTGCAGATAATCCTACCGCAGCATTTTTATCTACTCTGGCAACTTTTGCAGCAGGATTTGTGGTAAGACCTTTCGGAGCTTTGTTCTTCGGAAGATTGGGAGATATTATCGGACGAAAATATACTTTCCTGGTGACATTGCTGATCATGGGATTTTCAACTTTCCTGATCGGGTGTATTCCAAGTTATGAGACTATCGGGTTTTTAGCACCTGTTCTTGTTTTAATTTTAAGACTTCTTCAGGGACTTGCCCTTGGCGGTGAATATGGTGGTGCCGCGACTTATGTTGCCGAATATGCACAACCCCACAGAAGAGGCTACTGGACTTCCTGGATACAGACTACTGCAACGGCAGGACTTTTCATTTCCCTGATTGTGATTCTGGTTACCAAAACCTCGCTTTCGGCAGAAGAATTTGATCACTGGGGATGGAGGGTTCCTTTCTGGATTTCAATTCTTATGGTTGGGGTTTCTTATATCATCAGAAAAAACATGAAAGAATCTCCGCTTTTTGCGAAGGCTAAAAGCGAAGGAAAAACATCGAAAAATCCTTTAAAAGAGAGTTTCGGAAACAAGTATAATTTCAAATTCGTTCTTCTTGCCCTATTTGGAGCTGCTATGGGACAAGGGGTAATCTGGTACACCGGGCAGTTTTATGCGATGAGTTTCCTGCAGAAAGTAATGAATGTGGAATCTGCACAGGTTGACTCATTGATGGCAACAGCATTATTCCTGGGAACCCCCTTCTTTGTCTTCTTCGGATGGCTTTCTGATAAAATAGGAAGAAAAGCAGTAATGATGACGGGAATGCTGGTGGCCATATTAGCCTACCGCCCAATTTACGACAGTATGTTCAACAGTGTAAAGCTTGAAAGTAAAACGGTTGCCGCTAACGGCATCACAGAAAAAAGAACAGCTAAAATTCACGATAAAATTACCACAGACAGTCTCGTGACCTTCCATAAGGAAACCCTTTACACAGATGGAACTTTAATTAAAAAAGACAGTGTGGTTCACTGGTCGCCGACAGGTCCTGTAATGAAAGACGGAAAAGCGGAAGAACCTAAAGTATCACAGTCTCTGACATTGGCCGATAATACAAAATGGTATCTGATCTTCCTTGTATTTATCCAGGTGATATTTGTAACGATGGTTTACGGTCCAATCGCTGCTTTTCTTGTAGAGATGTTCCCGATAAGAATACGCTACACTTCTATGTCACTGCCTTACCATATAGGAAACGGGGTATTCGGAGGACTTCTTCCTGCTGTCGCCACTTATTTGGTAACTGTAGGCAAAGACGCAGGCCATCCGACGTGGTATCTTCAAGGGTTATGGTATCCGATAGGGGTTGCCGCCGTCTGCCTGATCATCGGATTATTTTATCTTAAAAATAAGAACAACAATATTCACGATTAG
- a CDS encoding porin, which produces MNKILTFIGLAVMSSSLYSQGSPDYGSGLKLNLNQDGDKYIRFILWDQFWLRNTQMNPGSMVAGEPADNSWSLGNRRLRALAYAQISKRYMILAHFGINNQTFINGGGSGTSGTGGYGNGKKPQMFFHDAWNEYAVILPGEAGKFSLSLGAGLHYYMGLSRMTMASTLNFLTVDSPIFSWPLIDNSDQFARQLGMFAKGKYGKLEYRFSLNKPFATDLVPVNVTDPSKAAAVDNNGNPSFSKAGYVEYQFLDEESNTLPFKVGSYLGTKKVFNVGAGFYHQADGTRTSVNSNIEKHDITLFAVDAFADIPLGEAKNKMAVSAYAGYYNYNFGPNYIRNLGIMNIAATDPNFIGNKAIAGPGNLQPTIGTGTIIYAQAGLLLPNQAEKPKVRIQPFAAYTHKSFEAFDKSSSQFDIGANWFIDGHHAKITTQYSTRPVYTSPTESPSSKGEFIVQFQIYL; this is translated from the coding sequence ATGAATAAAATTCTTACATTCATAGGATTAGCCGTAATGAGTAGCTCTTTATACTCGCAGGGCTCTCCGGATTATGGCAGCGGATTAAAATTAAACCTCAACCAGGACGGAGATAAGTATATCAGATTTATTTTATGGGATCAGTTCTGGCTCAGGAATACCCAGATGAATCCAGGAAGTATGGTTGCCGGTGAACCTGCAGACAATTCATGGAGCCTGGGAAACAGAAGATTACGTGCTCTAGCTTATGCTCAGATCTCTAAAAGATATATGATTCTGGCCCATTTCGGAATCAACAACCAGACCTTTATCAATGGCGGAGGATCAGGGACTTCAGGGACTGGAGGGTATGGAAACGGAAAAAAACCTCAGATGTTTTTCCATGATGCCTGGAATGAATATGCTGTTATTTTACCTGGAGAAGCAGGAAAATTCAGTTTATCTTTAGGGGCAGGACTTCATTACTACATGGGACTTTCCCGTATGACCATGGCTTCAACGCTTAATTTCCTAACCGTAGATTCTCCTATTTTCTCATGGCCTCTGATTGACAATTCAGATCAGTTTGCAAGACAGCTCGGAATGTTTGCTAAGGGAAAATACGGAAAACTGGAATACCGTTTCAGTTTAAACAAGCCTTTTGCCACCGATCTTGTACCGGTAAATGTAACTGATCCGTCGAAAGCTGCAGCTGTAGATAATAACGGAAATCCAAGCTTTTCAAAGGCAGGTTATGTTGAATACCAGTTCCTTGATGAAGAATCCAACACTCTTCCTTTCAAAGTTGGCTCTTACCTGGGAACCAAGAAAGTCTTCAATGTAGGAGCAGGATTTTATCACCAGGCAGACGGCACTAGAACTTCTGTAAATTCAAATATAGAAAAACATGACATTACTCTTTTCGCAGTAGATGCATTTGCTGATATTCCGCTGGGAGAAGCCAAAAACAAAATGGCCGTTTCTGCGTATGCCGGATATTACAATTATAATTTCGGCCCGAATTATATCAGAAATCTAGGAATCATGAATATTGCGGCAACAGATCCGAATTTCATCGGAAACAAAGCCATTGCAGGACCCGGAAATTTACAGCCAACAATCGGAACAGGTACTATTATCTACGCACAGGCCGGCTTACTTTTACCCAATCAGGCAGAAAAACCTAAAGTCAGAATACAGCCTTTTGCAGCATATACCCATAAAAGCTTTGAAGCTTTTGACAAATCATCTTCACAATTCGATATTGGTGCCAACTGGTTTATTGACGGGCATCATGCAAAAATCACCACCCAATATTCTACAAGACCGGTTTACACAAGCCCTACTGAAAGCCCTTCTTCTAAGGGAGAGTTCATTGTTCAGTTTCAAATTTACCTGTAA
- a CDS encoding IS1/IS1595 family N-terminal zinc-binding domain-containing protein — MENTCPKCNSSKIVKSGIIKEKQRFHCKDCGYYFTVKKLGKQIDDYYVTKALQLYLEGLSYREIERIIGVSHVTISSWIKKYNITRPPHSEFHPVYKILKQNELIEYIAQEENIKNSGIIITQFADKYMLIKWERFKK, encoded by the coding sequence ATGGAAAATACATGTCCGAAATGCAATAGTTCCAAAATCGTAAAAAGTGGTATCATTAAGGAAAAACAACGCTTCCATTGTAAGGATTGCGGATATTACTTTACTGTTAAAAAACTGGGAAAACAAATCGACGATTATTATGTTACAAAAGCACTACAGCTCTATCTTGAAGGCCTAAGTTATCGTGAAATAGAAAGAATCATAGGGGTTTCTCATGTAACGATAAGCTCCTGGATTAAAAAATACAATATTACAAGACCTCCTCATTCAGAATTCCACCCCGTTTATAAAATACTGAAGCAAAATGAGCTGATAGAATATATAGCCCAGGAGGAAAATATCAAAAACTCAGGGATTATTATTACCCAGTTTGCGGACAAATATATGTTGATTAAGTGGGAAAGGTTTAAGAAGTAG
- a CDS encoding GNAT family N-acetyltransferase — translation MEIEISSCAHLMYVSEIQQEMYDSAQRRGTGIAKRSLEYLSKKISEGNAVVATENGEWVGFCYIETWSHGKFVANSGLIVSPKFRNGGVATQIKQKVFQLSRDKYPDAKVFGLTTGLAVMKINSDLGYKPVIYSELTQDEEFWSGCKSCVNYEILMMKERKNCLCTAMLFVPENKIKEAADDQPEDKYHHEIHQAGVEDPLDEFHLTIKNNKKNPDEKESHLSV, via the coding sequence ATGGAAATAGAAATTTCCTCATGCGCACATCTAATGTATGTGAGTGAAATACAGCAGGAAATGTACGATTCTGCACAGCGTAGAGGAACAGGGATTGCAAAGCGCTCCCTTGAATATTTGAGTAAGAAAATTTCAGAAGGCAATGCTGTTGTAGCTACTGAAAATGGAGAGTGGGTTGGTTTCTGCTACATAGAAACCTGGTCACACGGGAAATTTGTAGCCAATTCTGGACTTATCGTTTCGCCAAAATTCAGGAACGGAGGAGTTGCTACTCAAATCAAACAAAAAGTTTTCCAGCTATCTAGGGATAAATATCCGGATGCAAAAGTATTCGGGCTGACAACAGGGCTTGCAGTAATGAAGATTAACAGCGATCTGGGTTACAAGCCGGTGATTTATTCAGAGCTTACTCAGGATGAAGAGTTCTGGAGCGGATGTAAGAGCTGTGTGAATTATGAAATATTAATGATGAAGGAACGTAAAAACTGTCTTTGTACAGCCATGCTTTTTGTTCCTGAAAACAAAATAAAGGAAGCTGCAGATGATCAGCCTGAAGATAAATATCATCATGAAATCCATCAGGCGGGTGTTGAAGATCCTCTTGATGAGTTCCATCTGACCATTAAAAATAATAAAAAGAATCCAGATGAAAAAGAAAGTCATCTTAGCGTTTAG
- a CDS encoding argininosuccinate synthase gives MKKKVILAFSGGLDTSYCAKYLSETLGYDVYAVTVNTGGFSKEEEKELEKKALNLGVKEYRCVDAQEDYYNSCVKYLIFGNVLKNNTYPLSVSAERTIQAQEIAKYAIKINADAIAHGSTGAGNDQVRFDLIFQVMCPKVEIITPIRDMSLSREEEIEFLKSHGYEMEFHKAQYSVNKGLWGTSVGGKETLTSRNYLPEEAFPSQITETQPSDLEIEFKNGEVVAVNGETFKHSVYAIQKIEELASVYGIGRDIHVGDTIVGIKGRVGFEAAAASVIIKAHHLLEKHTLSKYQQMMKSQLSDWYGNWLHEALFLDPVMRNIEAFLADSQKMVTGKVFVTLHPYRFILNGIESGHDLMSDKFGSYGEANRAWSGEDVKGYTKIVSNSLNIYHQVNSTL, from the coding sequence ATGAAAAAGAAAGTCATCTTAGCGTTTAGCGGAGGTTTAGATACCTCTTACTGTGCAAAATATCTTAGTGAAACACTGGGATATGATGTGTATGCAGTTACTGTAAATACCGGAGGTTTTTCTAAAGAAGAAGAGAAAGAATTGGAGAAGAAAGCCCTGAATCTTGGGGTAAAGGAGTACAGGTGCGTAGATGCTCAGGAGGATTATTATAATTCTTGTGTAAAATATCTGATCTTTGGTAATGTGTTGAAAAATAACACGTATCCTTTGTCTGTGAGTGCTGAACGTACCATTCAGGCACAGGAGATTGCAAAATATGCGATTAAAATAAATGCTGATGCTATTGCTCATGGAAGTACAGGAGCCGGTAATGACCAGGTTCGTTTTGATCTGATCTTTCAGGTGATGTGTCCGAAGGTGGAAATCATTACACCAATCCGTGATATGTCTTTGTCCCGTGAAGAAGAAATTGAATTTTTAAAAAGTCACGGCTATGAAATGGAATTTCATAAAGCACAATATTCTGTGAATAAAGGGCTTTGGGGGACTTCAGTGGGAGGAAAAGAAACATTAACTTCCAGAAATTATCTTCCTGAAGAAGCATTTCCTTCGCAGATCACAGAAACTCAGCCTTCAGATCTTGAAATTGAATTTAAAAACGGAGAAGTGGTTGCTGTGAATGGAGAAACTTTTAAACATTCTGTTTATGCAATTCAGAAAATAGAAGAACTGGCTTCTGTGTATGGAATTGGCCGGGATATTCATGTAGGAGATACGATTGTGGGTATTAAAGGAAGAGTAGGTTTTGAAGCAGCAGCGGCATCTGTAATTATCAAAGCCCATCATTTATTGGAAAAACATACCCTTTCAAAATATCAGCAGATGATGAAATCCCAGCTTTCAGATTGGTATGGGAACTGGCTTCATGAAGCGCTTTTCTTAGATCCTGTGATGAGGAATATCGAAGCTTTTTTAGCGGATTCCCAAAAAATGGTAACCGGAAAAGTATTTGTAACCCTTCATCCTTACAGGTTTATTTTAAATGGAATTGAGTCCGGTCATGACCTGATGTCTGATAAATTCGGAAGTTATGGAGAAGCCAACAGAGCCTGGAGTGGTGAAGATGTAAAAGGATACACCAAAATTGTAAGCAATTCCCTGAATATATACCACCAGGTCAATTCAACATTATAA
- the argC gene encoding N-acetyl-gamma-glutamyl-phosphate reductase translates to MKKTVGIVGANGYTGSELVRLLAFHPHVSLSFLYSRSNPGIKISDLYPDLTAVCEDILTDQPEETDILFLCLPHKESQNWLEQNPVNEETLVIDLGNDFRLDGECGNRTFIYGLPEINKKNLQGVKSISNPGCFATAIQLALLPLAEKGLLDEVFTTGITGSTGAGQSLQATTHFTWRNDNISAYKTLTHQHVDEVLKQLISFNHKEVNLNFVPWRGDFTRGIFTSSTVKTDLVLSDISQLYRDFYAEEPFVKVSEKAIDLKQVVNTNRCVIQIEKSGNVAVIHTAIDNLLKGASGQAVQNMNIAMGWEENLGLDLKPIAF, encoded by the coding sequence ATGAAAAAAACAGTAGGTATTGTAGGCGCCAACGGCTACACAGGAAGCGAATTGGTACGTCTGCTGGCTTTTCATCCTCATGTGTCATTGAGTTTTTTATATAGCCGTTCCAATCCGGGAATAAAGATTTCAGATTTGTACCCGGATTTAACGGCAGTTTGCGAGGATATTCTGACGGATCAGCCGGAGGAAACAGATATTCTTTTTCTGTGTCTTCCTCACAAGGAAAGTCAGAATTGGCTGGAGCAGAATCCGGTTAATGAAGAAACTTTGGTTATTGATCTGGGCAACGATTTCCGTTTGGATGGAGAATGTGGAAACAGAACTTTTATCTACGGACTTCCTGAAATCAATAAAAAAAATCTTCAAGGAGTCAAAAGTATTTCGAATCCTGGATGTTTTGCTACGGCAATTCAGTTGGCATTACTGCCTTTGGCTGAAAAAGGATTGCTGGATGAGGTTTTTACAACGGGAATTACGGGTTCCACAGGTGCCGGACAGTCTTTGCAGGCAACAACCCATTTTACGTGGAGGAATGATAATATTTCAGCATATAAAACACTCACACATCAACATGTGGATGAGGTTTTAAAACAGTTGATCTCATTTAATCATAAAGAGGTTAACCTGAATTTTGTTCCGTGGAGAGGAGATTTTACGAGAGGGATTTTTACAAGTTCTACAGTGAAAACAGATTTAGTACTTTCAGATATCAGTCAGTTGTATAGGGACTTTTATGCAGAGGAGCCTTTTGTAAAGGTAAGTGAAAAAGCAATTGATTTAAAGCAGGTTGTCAACACCAATCGCTGTGTGATCCAGATTGAGAAAAGTGGAAATGTAGCCGTTATTCACACAGCGATTGACAATTTGTTAAAAGGGGCTTCCGGACAGGCAGTTCAGAATATGAATATTGCGATGGGCTGGGAAGAAAATCTGGGGCTGGATTTGAAGCCGATCGCGTTTTAA
- a CDS encoding aspartate aminotransferase family protein: protein MNLFNVYPLFNINPVKAQGSFLWDDKGEKYLDFYGGHAVISIGHNHPHYQNKLKDQLGKISFYSNSVQNNLQNELAEKLGELSEYENYNLFLCNSGAEANENALKLASFHNGKDKVLYFSGSFHGRTSAAVSVTDNPKIVAPVNFSEKFIKSEWNDIKQLEEAFEIHGNEISSVIIEGIQGVGGIMIPTAEFLFKIKELCNKYNAALILDEVQSGYGRSGYFFAHQEFGVEPDMITTAKGMGNGFPIGGVLIHPKFEASNGLLGTTFGGNHLACAAAIAVLEVMKDEDLIKNAQQIGEYIENEIKDLPHIQSIRRKGLMIGIELDRDCSEVRKNLLYDHHIFTGNSNDKNVLRILPALNIRKEETDLFINALKMVLEQI from the coding sequence ATGAATTTATTCAACGTATATCCATTATTTAATATAAATCCGGTAAAAGCCCAGGGATCTTTTCTTTGGGATGATAAAGGAGAAAAATATCTTGACTTCTATGGTGGGCATGCTGTAATCTCGATTGGGCATAACCATCCCCATTATCAAAATAAACTAAAAGACCAGCTGGGGAAAATTTCATTTTATTCCAACTCTGTACAGAATAACTTGCAGAATGAACTGGCTGAAAAATTGGGAGAACTTTCAGAGTATGAAAATTATAATTTATTCCTGTGTAATTCAGGCGCTGAAGCTAATGAAAATGCCTTAAAACTGGCCTCTTTTCATAATGGGAAAGATAAAGTGCTTTATTTTTCAGGATCGTTTCATGGAAGAACTTCTGCTGCGGTTTCAGTAACGGATAATCCAAAAATTGTGGCTCCGGTCAACTTTTCAGAAAAATTTATCAAATCAGAATGGAATGATATAAAGCAGCTTGAAGAAGCTTTTGAAATACACGGAAATGAAATTTCTTCCGTGATTATTGAAGGCATTCAGGGAGTAGGAGGAATCATGATTCCAACAGCAGAATTTCTGTTTAAAATTAAAGAGCTGTGTAATAAATACAATGCTGCTCTTATTCTTGATGAAGTACAGTCAGGATATGGAAGAAGCGGATACTTCTTTGCCCATCAGGAATTTGGAGTTGAACCGGATATGATTACAACAGCAAAAGGAATGGGGAATGGCTTCCCGATTGGAGGAGTGTTGATTCATCCTAAATTTGAAGCAAGTAACGGTCTTTTGGGGACAACATTTGGTGGAAATCATCTGGCCTGTGCTGCAGCAATTGCTGTTCTGGAGGTCATGAAAGACGAAGATCTTATTAAAAATGCTCAGCAAATAGGTGAGTATATTGAAAATGAAATTAAAGATTTACCACATATTCAATCTATCAGGAGGAAAGGTCTGATGATAGGAATAGAGCTCGATAGAGACTGTTCAGAAGTGAGGAAAAACCTGCTGTATGACCATCATATTTTTACAGGAAACTCCAATGATAAAAATGTATTGAGGATTCTTCCTGCACTTAATATAAGGAAAGAAGAAACGGATCTCTTCATCAATGCTTTGAAAATGGTATTAGAGCAAATTTAA